From Nevskia ramosa DSM 11499, the proteins below share one genomic window:
- the nth gene encoding endonuclease III → MKLENRIELYRRLAAANPDPRSELVYRNSFELLVAVVLSAQATDVSVNKATEKLWPIASTPEAILALGEAKLRDYIKTIGLYQTKAKNVIKLCELLLARHGGVVPNDRAALEALPGVGSKTASVVLNVAFGVPTIAVDTHIFRIANRTGLAPEKTADKVAAKLEKVTPKEFLLNAHHWLILHGRYVCKARQPECWRCSIVDLCGYTAKTPAAGDTATALKGKPVVRRKPTARKTAAR, encoded by the coding sequence ATGAAACTGGAAAACCGCATCGAGCTTTACCGTCGCCTCGCCGCCGCCAATCCGGACCCGCGCAGTGAACTGGTCTATCGCAACAGTTTCGAACTGCTGGTGGCCGTGGTGCTCTCGGCGCAAGCCACCGATGTCAGCGTCAACAAGGCCACCGAGAAGCTGTGGCCGATCGCCAGCACGCCGGAAGCGATCCTGGCGCTCGGCGAGGCCAAGCTGCGCGACTACATCAAGACCATCGGCCTCTATCAGACCAAGGCGAAGAACGTCATCAAGCTTTGCGAGCTGCTGCTGGCGCGGCACGGCGGCGTGGTGCCGAACGATCGCGCCGCACTCGAGGCGCTACCCGGCGTCGGCTCGAAGACCGCGAGCGTGGTGCTGAACGTCGCTTTTGGCGTACCGACGATCGCCGTCGACACGCATATCTTCCGGATCGCCAACCGCACCGGCCTGGCACCGGAAAAGACCGCCGACAAGGTCGCCGCGAAGCTGGAGAAAGTGACGCCCAAGGAGTTCCTGCTCAACGCTCATCACTGGTTGATCCTGCACGGCCGCTACGTCTGCAAGGCGCGGCAGCCGGAATGCTGGCGCTGCTCGATCGTCGATCTCTGCGGCTACACGGCGAAGACCCCGGCAGCAGGCGACACGGCAACGGCACTGAAGGGCAAGCCGGTGGTCAGAAGGAAACCTACAGCCCGCAAAACTGCAGCGCGTTGA
- a CDS encoding RnfABCDGE type electron transport complex subunit B: MIGDLVTRLDALLPQTQCRRCGFDGCRPYAEALANNSTTLNRCPPGGLATITALATALELAPLSPDPAVWPEDAPLTVDQALIQTIAVIDETRCIGCYKCVLVCPVDAIFGAPKFLHVVIDEDCSGCDLCLPPCPVDCISLEVRPATLTPAAAMAERWRKLHERRKVRLAREREQRDEARRLRRGEVLAAQAKEIDIGAAIARARLRRQQTQP, from the coding sequence ATGATCGGCGATCTGGTCACTCGCCTCGATGCACTGCTGCCGCAGACACAGTGCCGCCGCTGCGGCTTCGATGGCTGTCGGCCTTACGCGGAGGCGCTAGCCAACAACAGCACGACGCTGAATCGCTGCCCGCCCGGCGGACTGGCGACGATCACCGCACTGGCCACCGCGCTTGAACTGGCGCCACTGTCGCCGGACCCTGCGGTATGGCCGGAAGATGCACCGCTGACCGTCGACCAGGCATTGATCCAGACCATCGCGGTGATCGACGAGACGCGCTGCATCGGCTGCTACAAGTGCGTGCTGGTCTGCCCGGTCGATGCGATTTTCGGCGCGCCGAAATTCCTTCACGTGGTGATCGACGAGGACTGCTCGGGCTGCGATCTGTGCCTGCCACCCTGCCCGGTCGACTGCATCTCGCTCGAAGTTCGGCCCGCCACGCTGACGCCGGCCGCGGCGATGGCCGAGCGCTGGCGCAAGCTGCACGAGCGACGCAAGGTTCGTCTGGCCCGTGAGCGCGAGCAGCGCGATGAAGCCCGCCGGCTGCGCCGTGGCGAAGTGCTGGCGGCGCAGGCGAAGGAGATCGACATCGGCGCCGCAATCGCCCGCGCGCGGCTGCGCAGACAGCAGACCCAGCCCTGA
- the metG gene encoding methionine--tRNA ligase: MSARKILVTNALPYANGPLHLGHMVGYIQADIWVRFQRMCGNEVTYVCADDAHGTPIMLAAEKAGVAPEAFIAGMQESHAADFAAFGVAFDHYHSTHSDENRKLSESIYTKLKAKGYIASRFIEQAYDPVKEMFLPDRYIKGECPKCGTADQYGDNCENCGATYGPTDLKNPKSVVSGATPVLKESEHYFFTLSKPEVQTEVQQWLEHAQVHSSVKAKLREWLDGGLRDWDISRDAPYFGFEIPDAPGKYFYVWLDAPIGYFASLSALLGNDEARLAEFIGPDSTAEMWHFIGKDIINFHGLFWPAMLKGAGHRQPTGLSVNGYLTVNGAKMSKSRGTFIKARTYLDAGLNPEYLRYYFAAKLSDGVDDLDLNLDDFVARVNSDIVGKYVNIASRCAPFLNKYFSGQLSSTLSAEITETLANYFGAKPDAVFEAYARRDYAEALRQTMALADTANQWIQDVEPWSLAKLIEQNSLGPFRTKTGREISFTSADEVRTALHESTTAFVEIFRVLTVLLAPVLPTLTTKALHFLGDAAGRGIKAAQLGYAVRTFEPLATRIDPAAIKAMIAASTESLAPTATGAPKAKPAKPAPAAVAAPTASQAGDATHASIEDFARIDLRIARIENAESVEGADKLLRLTLDLGALGKRQVFAGIKSAYPPEKLVGRLTVMVANLAPRKMRFGMSEGMVLAASGDEGGPFLLAPDDGAQPGMKVK, encoded by the coding sequence ATGTCCGCCCGAAAGATTCTCGTCACCAACGCGCTGCCCTACGCCAACGGCCCGCTGCACCTCGGCCACATGGTCGGCTACATCCAGGCCGACATCTGGGTGCGCTTCCAGCGCATGTGCGGCAATGAGGTGACTTACGTCTGCGCCGACGACGCCCACGGCACGCCGATCATGCTGGCCGCCGAGAAGGCCGGCGTTGCCCCGGAAGCGTTCATCGCCGGCATGCAGGAATCCCACGCGGCCGATTTCGCGGCCTTCGGCGTGGCCTTCGATCACTACCATTCGACGCATTCGGACGAGAACCGGAAGCTGTCGGAATCCATCTACACGAAGCTGAAAGCGAAGGGCTACATCGCCAGCCGCTTCATCGAGCAGGCCTACGACCCGGTCAAGGAAATGTTCCTGCCGGATCGTTACATCAAAGGCGAATGCCCGAAGTGCGGCACCGCCGACCAGTACGGCGACAACTGCGAAAACTGCGGCGCGACCTACGGGCCGACCGACCTCAAGAACCCGAAGTCCGTGGTTTCTGGCGCGACTCCAGTGCTGAAGGAATCCGAGCACTACTTCTTCACGCTGTCTAAACCTGAAGTGCAAACCGAAGTTCAGCAGTGGCTGGAACACGCCCAAGTGCATTCCAGCGTCAAGGCCAAGCTCCGTGAATGGCTCGATGGCGGCCTGCGCGACTGGGATATCTCGCGCGATGCGCCGTACTTCGGCTTCGAGATTCCGGATGCGCCGGGGAAGTATTTCTACGTCTGGCTCGATGCGCCGATCGGCTACTTCGCCAGCCTGAGCGCCCTGCTCGGCAACGACGAAGCCAGGCTCGCCGAGTTCATCGGCCCGGATTCCACCGCCGAGATGTGGCACTTCATCGGCAAGGACATCATCAACTTCCACGGCCTGTTCTGGCCGGCGATGCTGAAAGGCGCCGGTCATCGCCAGCCGACCGGCCTATCGGTCAACGGCTATCTGACCGTCAACGGCGCGAAGATGAGCAAGTCGCGCGGGACGTTCATCAAGGCGCGCACCTACCTGGATGCTGGTCTGAACCCGGAATATCTGCGCTACTACTTCGCGGCGAAGCTGTCGGATGGCGTTGACGATCTCGATCTCAATCTCGATGACTTCGTGGCGCGCGTGAACAGCGACATCGTGGGCAAGTACGTGAATATTGCCAGTCGTTGTGCACCGTTCCTGAACAAGTATTTCTCAGGGCAGTTGTCGTCAACGCTTTCGGCAGAGATCACGGAAACGCTGGCGAATTACTTCGGCGCCAAGCCCGACGCCGTGTTCGAAGCCTATGCCCGCCGTGATTATGCTGAAGCCCTGCGCCAGACCATGGCACTGGCCGACACCGCCAATCAATGGATTCAGGATGTCGAACCCTGGTCGCTGGCCAAGCTGATCGAACAGAACAGCCTCGGGCCTTTCCGCACCAAAACCGGCCGCGAGATATCGTTCACTTCGGCGGATGAAGTCCGCACTGCGCTTCATGAATCGACGACGGCGTTCGTCGAGATCTTCCGGGTTCTGACCGTACTGCTGGCGCCTGTGCTGCCGACCCTCACGACCAAGGCGCTGCACTTCCTGGGCGATGCAGCCGGTCGCGGAATCAAGGCGGCTCAACTCGGCTACGCGGTGCGGACCTTCGAACCGCTGGCAACGCGTATCGACCCGGCTGCAATCAAGGCAATGATCGCTGCATCCACCGAAAGCCTTGCGCCAACCGCAACAGGAGCGCCTAAAGCCAAGCCTGCGAAACCAGCTCCGGCCGCGGTGGCTGCTCCGACAGCAAGCCAAGCCGGCGACGCCACCCACGCCAGCATCGAAGACTTCGCCAGGATCGATCTGCGCATCGCCCGCATCGAAAACGCCGAAAGCGTCGAAGGTGCGGACAAGCTGCTGCGGCTGACACTCGATCTCGGCGCGCTCGGCAAGCGGCAGGTGTTTGCCGGCATCAAGAGCGCTTATCCGCCGGAAAAACTCGTCGGCCGGCTGACCGTGATGGTCGCCAATCTGGCGCCGCGCAAGATGCGCTTCGGCATGTCCGAAGGCATGGTGCTGGCGGCCAGCGGTGACGAAGGTGGCCCGTTCCTGCTCGCGCCGGATGACGGCGCGCAGCCGGGCATGAAGGTGAAGTGA
- a CDS encoding acetolactate synthase large subunit produces MNDAKAVDSATDGKTIKAAELFVRCLEAEGVEIIFGLPGEENADLMIALLDSKIRFILVRHEQAAAFMADVYGRLTGRAGVCLATLGPGATNLVTGLADANLDRSPVVAIIGQGSTRRLHKESHQNMDAIAMMRPISKWAQSIIAADSIPEILRKAFKLAEAEKPGVCVIELPEDVAKHQIVGTPMPVYRTRRPTADARAVEQAVAILANAKNPVILAGNGALRDRAAVQLSALAHKTGLPVFNTFMGKGALTRSDPHNLFTIGLQAHDYGNQAMASADAVLVIGYDLVEYSPQFWNAKRDKQIIHVDFLPAEVDQDYAVSADVVGDIAGTLAQISALLDRDYSARLPLHDIGKWQPLREQIAADHGCERNDTGFPIKPQKVLWDVREFLKADDILLSDVGAHKLWIGRYYPAETPNSVMISNGFCSMGFALPGAIGAKFAAPEKRVLAICGDAGFLMNLQDLETAVRYQLNIVVMIWVDGSYGLIEWKQQNEFGKHFPLEFSNPDFELLAQSFGCWGRTLTTTGQLPGALEEAFRQPGPALIAVPVDYRENVKLTERMGQLVAKL; encoded by the coding sequence ATGAACGATGCAAAGGCCGTTGACTCGGCAACGGATGGCAAGACCATCAAGGCCGCCGAGCTGTTCGTACGCTGCCTTGAAGCCGAAGGCGTCGAAATCATCTTCGGCCTGCCCGGTGAGGAAAACGCCGATCTGATGATCGCGCTGCTGGATTCGAAGATCCGCTTCATCCTGGTGCGCCACGAGCAGGCAGCGGCGTTCATGGCCGATGTCTACGGCCGTCTGACCGGGCGCGCCGGCGTCTGTCTGGCCACGCTCGGGCCGGGCGCGACCAATCTGGTCACCGGGTTGGCCGACGCCAATCTCGACCGCTCGCCGGTGGTCGCGATCATCGGCCAGGGTTCGACGCGCCGGCTGCACAAGGAAAGCCACCAGAACATGGACGCGATCGCGATGATGCGGCCGATCTCCAAGTGGGCGCAGTCGATCATCGCCGCCGATTCGATCCCGGAAATCCTGCGCAAGGCGTTCAAGCTCGCGGAGGCCGAGAAGCCTGGCGTCTGCGTCATCGAACTGCCGGAGGATGTGGCCAAGCATCAGATCGTCGGCACGCCGATGCCGGTCTACAGGACGCGCAGGCCGACAGCGGATGCCCGAGCCGTCGAACAGGCGGTGGCGATCCTGGCCAACGCCAAGAACCCGGTGATCCTCGCCGGCAACGGCGCGCTGCGGGACCGTGCTGCCGTACAGCTGAGCGCCCTGGCCCACAAGACCGGCCTGCCGGTGTTCAACACCTTCATGGGCAAGGGCGCGCTGACGCGTTCGGACCCGCACAACCTGTTCACCATCGGCCTGCAGGCGCACGACTACGGCAATCAGGCGATGGCGTCCGCCGACGCGGTGCTGGTGATCGGCTATGACCTGGTCGAATACAGCCCGCAGTTCTGGAATGCCAAGCGCGACAAACAGATCATCCACGTCGATTTTCTGCCCGCCGAGGTCGATCAGGATTACGCCGTGTCGGCCGATGTGGTCGGCGACATCGCCGGCACCCTGGCGCAGATCAGCGCGCTGCTCGATCGCGATTACAGCGCGCGGTTGCCGCTGCACGACATCGGCAAGTGGCAGCCGCTGCGCGAGCAGATCGCTGCCGATCACGGCTGCGAACGCAATGACACCGGGTTTCCGATCAAGCCGCAGAAAGTGCTCTGGGACGTGCGCGAGTTTCTGAAGGCGGACGACATCCTGCTATCCGATGTCGGCGCCCACAAGCTGTGGATCGGCCGCTATTACCCGGCGGAAACGCCAAACAGCGTGATGATCTCCAACGGCTTCTGCTCGATGGGCTTCGCGCTGCCCGGCGCCATCGGCGCCAAGTTCGCCGCGCCTGAAAAGCGCGTTCTGGCGATCTGCGGCGACGCCGGCTTCCTGATGAACCTGCAGGACCTGGAAACTGCCGTCCGCTACCAGCTCAACATCGTCGTGATGATCTGGGTCGACGGCAGCTACGGCTTGATCGAATGGAAGCAGCAGAACGAGTTCGGCAAGCACTTTCCGCTTGAATTCAGCAATCCGGACTTCGAACTGCTGGCGCAATCATTTGGCTGCTGGGGCCGCACCCTGACGACGACCGGGCAACTGCCAGGCGCGCTGGAAGAAGCGTTCCGCCAGCCCGGCCCGGCGCTGATCGCGGTGCCGGTGGACTACCGCGAGAACGTGAAGCTGACCGAGCGCATGGGGCAGCTGGTGGCCAAACTTTAA
- the parC gene encoding DNA topoisomerase IV subunit A → MTPIEPTETERLPLRLFAEKAYLDYSMYVVLDRALPHVADGLKPVQRRIIYAMSELGLSSTSKPKKSARTVGDVIGKFHPHGDSACYEAMVTMAQPFAYRYPLVDGQGNWGSADDPKSFAAMRYTEAKLTPYASTLLGELEMGTSDWVPNFDGTLQEPKLLPARLPNILVNGTTGIAVGMATDIPPHNLRELALACKLLLKNPKTTLDELMTVLPGPDFPTGCEIISEPAELRKLYDTGNGMVRMRARWEREDDNVVITQLPHQVSPAKIQEQIAEQMRAKKLPLVEDLRDESDHENPTRIVIIPRSNRVDIDALMTHLFATTDLEKSVRVNLNMIGLDGRPRVKKLPEILSEWLVYRVATVKRRLEYRLKKVNERLHILDALLIAFLNIDEVIRIIRYEEDPHAELMARFGLSDIQANAILDLRLRHLQKIEEMQIRGEQAELAAERAKLEDLLASETKLRNLVGREIDEDAKKYGDDRRCPLVARAPAVALEATEILPSEPITVVLSKAGWIRAAKGHEVDVTGLSYKTGDEYLTSVAGRTNHLLILLDSKGRAYTLNPRELPSARSQGEPVTTKLDLQDGANIIALIAGDASERYMLAGSDGYGFYAKLDDLQGRNKAGKACLTLEGTPLPPMQLKKPAEERIAVATAEGRLLVFPASELPELAKGKGNKLIGLKGEDRIVAACVLPAGSGLEVTSLKRRLTIKASDLESGYHGARASRGNPLPRGYQRVDAMSAVASGRTGESAA, encoded by the coding sequence ATGACCCCAATCGAACCGACTGAAACCGAACGCCTGCCTTTGCGGCTGTTCGCCGAAAAGGCATATCTCGACTACTCGATGTACGTCGTGCTGGACCGCGCCCTGCCGCACGTCGCCGACGGCCTGAAGCCGGTCCAGCGCCGCATCATCTATGCGATGAGCGAGCTGGGCCTGAGCTCGACCTCGAAGCCGAAGAAATCTGCCCGTACCGTCGGCGACGTGATCGGCAAGTTCCATCCGCATGGCGACAGCGCCTGCTACGAAGCGATGGTGACGATGGCCCAGCCATTTGCCTATCGCTACCCGCTGGTCGATGGCCAGGGCAACTGGGGTTCGGCGGATGATCCGAAATCGTTCGCGGCGATGCGCTACACCGAAGCCAAGCTGACCCCGTATGCGTCGACCCTGCTCGGCGAACTGGAAATGGGTACTTCGGACTGGGTGCCGAACTTCGACGGCACGCTGCAGGAGCCGAAGCTGCTGCCGGCGCGGCTGCCGAACATCCTGGTCAACGGCACCACCGGCATCGCCGTCGGCATGGCCACCGACATCCCGCCGCACAATCTTCGCGAGCTGGCGCTGGCCTGCAAGCTGCTGCTGAAGAATCCGAAGACCACGCTCGACGAGCTGATGACCGTGCTGCCGGGCCCGGATTTCCCGACCGGCTGCGAAATCATCAGCGAGCCGGCCGAGCTGCGGAAGCTGTACGACACCGGCAACGGCATGGTCCGCATGCGTGCGCGCTGGGAGCGCGAGGACGACAACGTCGTCATCACCCAGCTGCCGCACCAGGTCTCACCGGCCAAGATCCAGGAGCAGATCGCCGAGCAGATGCGGGCCAAGAAGCTGCCGCTGGTCGAGGATCTGCGCGATGAATCCGATCACGAGAACCCGACCCGCATCGTCATCATCCCGCGCTCGAACCGGGTCGACATCGATGCGCTGATGACCCATCTGTTCGCGACCACCGATCTCGAGAAATCGGTGCGCGTGAACCTGAACATGATCGGCCTCGACGGCCGGCCGCGGGTCAAGAAGCTGCCGGAAATCCTCAGCGAATGGCTGGTCTACCGCGTGGCGACGGTCAAGCGCCGTCTCGAATACCGCCTGAAGAAGGTCAACGAGCGCCTGCACATCCTCGATGCCTTGCTGATCGCCTTCCTGAACATCGACGAGGTGATCCGGATCATCCGCTACGAGGAAGACCCGCACGCCGAGTTGATGGCGCGCTTCGGCCTCAGCGACATCCAGGCCAACGCGATTCTCGATCTGCGTCTGCGTCACCTGCAGAAGATCGAGGAGATGCAGATTCGCGGCGAGCAGGCCGAACTGGCTGCCGAACGCGCCAAGCTCGAAGACCTGCTGGCCTCGGAAACCAAGCTGCGCAATCTGGTCGGCAGGGAAATCGACGAGGACGCCAAGAAGTACGGCGACGATCGCCGCTGCCCGCTGGTCGCCCGCGCGCCGGCCGTGGCGCTGGAAGCGACGGAAATCCTGCCCAGCGAGCCGATCACCGTGGTGCTGTCGAAAGCCGGCTGGATCCGCGCCGCCAAGGGCCACGAAGTCGACGTCACCGGCCTGAGCTACAAGACCGGCGATGAATACCTGACTTCGGTGGCCGGGCGTACCAATCACCTGCTGATCCTGCTCGACTCGAAAGGCCGTGCCTACACGCTGAACCCACGCGAACTGCCGAGCGCACGTTCGCAGGGCGAGCCGGTGACCACCAAGCTCGATCTGCAGGACGGCGCCAACATCATCGCGCTGATCGCCGGCGACGCGAGCGAGCGCTACATGCTGGCCGGCAGCGATGGCTATGGCTTCTACGCCAAGCTCGACGATCTGCAGGGCCGCAACAAGGCCGGCAAGGCCTGCCTGACCCTGGAAGGCACGCCGCTGCCGCCAATGCAGTTGAAGAAGCCGGCCGAGGAGCGGATCGCCGTTGCCACTGCCGAAGGCCGCCTGCTGGTATTCCCGGCCAGCGAACTGCCGGAACTGGCCAAGGGCAAAGGCAACAAGCTGATCGGGCTCAAGGGTGAGGACCGCATCGTCGCTGCCTGCGTGCTGCCAGCCGGTTCGGGGCTGGAAGTCACCAGCCTGAAGCGCCGCCTGACGATCAAGGCCAGCGATCTGGAATCCGGCTATCACGGCGCTCGCGCGTCCCGCGGCAATCCCCTGCCGCGTGGCTATCAGAGAGTTGACGCGATGAGCGCGGTGGCCAGTGGCCGTACCGGTGAGTCTGCTGCCTGA
- a CDS encoding EAL domain-containing protein — translation MNLPREPAPSRAAFRAALAASSPAPGSVRAALLLHIDGWAGIEERIGFVEAEALAGLVSAAINTRLTPDDARYALSIDETGLILQRADLAGIERLAETLRRELHEEIFTIRDQEVQLSVTLAWFQTGTADTLDAMLHKLVGEARAASLKGGNTVIGVGVIAPAVQNDREDARIAGLTRRALAEDRMRLAFQSIASLEGGRHTHFDLQVRMVDEDGREWRATEFLPAAQKFNLMRSVDRWVIATALDIVQRRRGTRDAATLFIKLSEDTVRDAEAFILWLRGLLDGQRLKASEVVFQAQELVLQNHIRKARALTRELVELGAGVAIEHFGVGSNSRQMLDYIPAQFLKFHASYTQSFADREVQKRLGDLIEAAKQHRMKTIVSHVERADMMAKLWQMGIHFIQGYHVQEPEVVMLGEDLGVKR, via the coding sequence ATGAATCTGCCGCGCGAGCCCGCCCCGTCCCGGGCCGCATTCCGCGCGGCGCTCGCCGCATCCTCGCCTGCACCGGGTAGCGTGCGCGCCGCGCTGCTACTGCATATCGACGGCTGGGCCGGCATCGAAGAGCGCATCGGCTTCGTCGAGGCCGAAGCGCTGGCCGGGCTGGTCTCGGCGGCGATCAACACACGACTGACGCCGGACGATGCGCGCTATGCCTTGTCGATCGACGAAACCGGTTTGATCCTGCAGCGCGCCGATCTCGCCGGCATCGAGCGGCTGGCCGAAACCCTGCGCCGCGAGCTGCACGAGGAAATCTTCACGATCCGCGATCAGGAGGTACAACTCTCGGTCACGCTCGCCTGGTTCCAGACCGGCACCGCCGACACGCTCGACGCGATGCTCCACAAGCTGGTCGGCGAAGCGCGTGCGGCTTCGCTGAAGGGCGGCAACACGGTGATCGGCGTCGGCGTGATCGCACCCGCGGTGCAGAACGATCGCGAGGACGCGCGCATCGCCGGCCTGACCCGCCGCGCGCTCGCCGAGGACCGAATGCGGCTGGCCTTCCAGTCGATCGCCAGCCTCGAAGGTGGCCGCCATACCCACTTCGATCTGCAGGTGCGCATGGTCGACGAAGACGGCCGCGAGTGGCGCGCCACGGAGTTCCTGCCGGCTGCCCAGAAATTCAATCTGATGCGCTCGGTCGATCGCTGGGTGATCGCCACGGCGCTCGATATCGTCCAGCGTCGTCGCGGCACCCGCGATGCGGCCACGCTGTTCATCAAGCTGTCCGAAGACACCGTGCGCGATGCCGAAGCCTTCATCCTCTGGCTGCGCGGCCTGCTCGACGGTCAGCGGCTCAAGGCAAGCGAAGTGGTCTTCCAGGCCCAGGAACTGGTGCTGCAGAATCACATCCGCAAAGCCCGCGCGCTGACCCGGGAACTGGTCGAACTCGGCGCCGGTGTCGCCATCGAACACTTCGGCGTCGGCAGCAACTCCCGGCAGATGCTCGACTACATCCCGGCCCAGTTCCTGAAATTCCACGCCTCGTACACGCAGTCATTCGCCGATCGCGAAGTCCAGAAACGGCTCGGCGATCTGATCGAAGCCGCGAAGCAGCATCGGATGAAAACCATCGTCAGCCACGTCGAGCGCGCCGACATGATGGCCAAGCTCTGGCAGATGGGCATCCACTTCATCCAGGGCTACCACGTGCAGGAGCCCGAGGTGGTGATGCTCGGCGAGGATCTAGGGGTGAAGCGCTGA
- the htpX gene encoding protease HtpX has product MKRIGLFLLTNIAIMLVLSVVVSLLGGDRFLTQNGLNLGSLLIFSAVFGMGGSFISLAMSKWMAKRSTGAVVIEQPKSAAEAWLLATVERQARAAGIGMPEVAVYDAPEINAFATGMSKNNALVAVSTGLLRSLNQDETEAVLGHEIAHVANGDMVTLTLIQGVLNTFVIFLSRVIGYAVDSALKRSDDRGGPGIGYYVTSFVMQIVLGFAASIVVAWFSRRREFAADAGGAHYAGKRKMIAALQKLKAQHEPSTLPQGMQAFGIASEVKSLFMTHPPLEERIARLQASA; this is encoded by the coding sequence ATGAAACGCATCGGTCTTTTCCTGCTCACCAACATCGCAATCATGCTGGTACTGTCGGTGGTCGTCAGCCTGCTCGGCGGCGACCGCTTCCTGACCCAGAACGGTCTGAACCTCGGCAGCCTGCTGATCTTCTCGGCGGTGTTCGGCATGGGCGGCTCGTTCATCTCGCTGGCAATGTCGAAGTGGATGGCCAAGCGCTCCACCGGTGCCGTGGTCATCGAGCAGCCGAAGAGCGCCGCCGAAGCCTGGCTGCTGGCGACCGTCGAACGCCAGGCCCGCGCGGCCGGCATCGGCATGCCGGAAGTCGCGGTCTACGACGCGCCGGAAATCAACGCTTTCGCTACCGGCATGTCGAAGAACAATGCGCTGGTCGCGGTATCGACCGGCCTGCTGCGCTCGCTGAACCAGGACGAGACCGAAGCCGTGCTCGGCCACGAGATCGCCCACGTCGCCAACGGCGACATGGTCACGCTGACCCTGATCCAGGGTGTGCTCAATACCTTCGTGATCTTCCTGTCGAGAGTCATCGGCTACGCGGTGGATTCGGCGCTGAAGCGCAGCGACGATCGCGGCGGCCCGGGCATCGGCTACTACGTCACCTCGTTCGTCATGCAGATCGTGCTCGGCTTCGCGGCCTCGATCGTCGTCGCCTGGTTCTCGCGCCGCCGCGAATTCGCTGCCGATGCCGGCGGCGCGCACTACGCCGGCAAGCGCAAGATGATCGCCGCGTTGCAGAAGCTGAAAGCCCAGCACGAGCCATCGACCTTGCCGCAGGGCATGCAGGCGTTTGGTATTGCCAGCGAGGTGAAGAGCTTGTTCATGACGCATCCCCCGCTTGAAGAGCGCATCGCTCGACTTCAGGCGTCAGCCTGA
- the epmB gene encoding EF-P beta-lysylation protein EpmB has product MDDGLSPTLNRPRWQALLADAITRPADLLAALGIDAAHPALAAEHLHDFPIRVPRSFVARMRPGDPNDPLFLQIWPRPAEADEVPGYGVDAVGDMAKLKGGGLIHKYRGRALVIATGACAVNCRYCFRRHFPYGDAMAARGQWRETLAELDADHSIEEVILSGGDPLALSDDKLAVFADALDTRPWIRRLRLHTRVPVVLPERVDGALLRWLTASRLQKIIVLHANHGNEIDDSVIAACVALRSTGAQLLNQAVLLRGVNDTTDAQAELSERLLAAGVLPYYLHVLDRVAGAAHFDVSELTAQTIMRELAARLPGYLVPRLVREIAGEPAKTQLPW; this is encoded by the coding sequence ATGGATGACGGCCTTTCCCCGACGCTGAACCGCCCGCGCTGGCAGGCCCTGCTTGCCGATGCGATCACGCGGCCGGCGGATCTGCTGGCGGCGCTGGGAATCGACGCCGCGCATCCCGCGCTCGCCGCCGAGCATCTCCACGACTTTCCGATCCGGGTGCCGCGCAGCTTCGTGGCACGCATGCGGCCTGGCGACCCGAACGACCCGCTGTTCCTGCAGATCTGGCCACGGCCGGCCGAAGCGGACGAGGTGCCTGGCTACGGCGTCGACGCGGTCGGCGACATGGCCAAGCTGAAAGGTGGCGGGCTGATCCACAAGTACCGCGGCCGGGCGCTGGTGATCGCCACCGGTGCCTGCGCGGTGAACTGCCGCTACTGCTTCCGGCGTCACTTCCCGTATGGCGATGCCATGGCCGCACGTGGCCAATGGCGCGAGACGCTGGCCGAACTCGACGCCGATCACTCGATCGAGGAAGTGATCCTGTCCGGCGGCGATCCGCTGGCGCTCTCCGACGACAAGCTCGCCGTGTTCGCCGACGCGCTGGACACCCGACCGTGGATCCGCCGCCTGCGCCTGCACACGCGAGTGCCGGTGGTGTTGCCGGAACGGGTCGACGGCGCGCTGCTCCGCTGGCTCACGGCGAGCCGTCTGCAGAAGATCATCGTGCTGCATGCCAACCACGGCAACGAGATCGACGACTCGGTGATCGCCGCCTGTGTCGCGCTGCGCAGCACCGGCGCGCAATTGCTGAACCAGGCCGTGCTGTTGCGGGGCGTCAACGACACGACGGACGCACAGGCCGAGCTGTCCGAGCGGCTGCTGGCCGCCGGCGTGTTGCCCTACTATCTTCACGTCCTCGACCGGGTGGCAGGCGCCGCACATTTCGACGTGAGTGAACTGACAGCACAGACGATCATGCGGGAGCTGGCGGCGCGCTTGCCGGGCTATCTGGTGCCGCGTCTGGTCCGCGAAATCGCCGGCGAGCCGGCCAAGACCCAGCTGCCGTGGTAG